From the genome of Papaver somniferum cultivar HN1 chromosome 2, ASM357369v1, whole genome shotgun sequence, one region includes:
- the LOC113347640 gene encoding codeine O-demethylase-like isoform X2 gives METNVMAESFEGGVQAMRMNYYPPCPQPEHVIGLSPHSDSGGLTILLQLNEVDGLLIKKEKSWVPIKPLPNAFVVNIGDTLEIMSNGIYRSVEHRATINLTKERLSVATFHNLKLDREIGPILRMITPATPAMFRTIGHLDYLKKYVSHKLDGKSLLDSMRIGEGDKDNNAI, from the exons ATGGAGACTAACGTCATGGCAGAATCTTTTGAAGGCGGGGTACAGGCAATGAGGATGAACTATTATCCACCTTGTCCTCAACCCGAGCACGTCATCGGCTTATCACCACATTCAGATTCTGGTGGTTTGACGATCCTCCTTCAACTCAACGAAGTGGATGGATTActgattaaaaaagaaaaatcatgggTTCCAATTAAACCTCTACCTAATGCCTTTGTAGTGAACATTGGAGATACTTTGGAG ATAATGAGTAATGGGATTTACCGCAGCGTGGAACACAGAGCAACAATAAATTTAACAAAGGAGAGGCTATCAGTTGCAACATTTCATAACCTTAAACTCGATAGGGAAATAGGTCCCATACTTCGCATGATCACACCAGCAACACCTGCCATGTTCAGAACAATTGGGCATCTGGATTATTTGAAGAAATATGTTTCCCATAAACTTGACGGGAAATCATTACTTGATTCCATGAGGATAGGAGAAGGTGATAAAGACAACAACGCTATTTGA
- the LOC113347640 gene encoding codeine O-demethylase-like isoform X1 produces the protein MAESFEGGVQAMRMNYYPPCPQPEHVIGLSPHSDSGGLTILLQLNEVDGLLIKKEKSWVPIKPLPNAFVVNIGDTLEIMSNGIYRSVEHRATINLTKERLSVATFHNLKLDREIGPILRMITPATPAMFRTIGHLDYLKKYVSHKLDGKSLLDSMRIGEGDKDNNAI, from the exons ATGGCAGAATCTTTTGAAGGCGGGGTACAGGCAATGAGGATGAACTATTATCCACCTTGTCCTCAACCCGAGCACGTCATCGGCTTATCACCACATTCAGATTCTGGTGGTTTGACGATCCTCCTTCAACTCAACGAAGTGGATGGATTActgattaaaaaagaaaaatcatgggTTCCAATTAAACCTCTACCTAATGCCTTTGTAGTGAACATTGGAGATACTTTGGAG ATAATGAGTAATGGGATTTACCGCAGCGTGGAACACAGAGCAACAATAAATTTAACAAAGGAGAGGCTATCAGTTGCAACATTTCATAACCTTAAACTCGATAGGGAAATAGGTCCCATACTTCGCATGATCACACCAGCAACACCTGCCATGTTCAGAACAATTGGGCATCTGGATTATTTGAAGAAATATGTTTCCCATAAACTTGACGGGAAATCATTACTTGATTCCATGAGGATAGGAGAAGGTGATAAAGACAACAACGCTATTTGA